From the Pongo pygmaeus isolate AG05252 chromosome X, NHGRI_mPonPyg2-v2.0_pri, whole genome shotgun sequence genome, one window contains:
- the NOX1 gene encoding NADPH oxidase 1 isoform X2: MGNWVVNHWFSVLFLVVWLGLNVFLFVDAFLKYEKADKYYYTRKILGFCSRTLRKQLDHNLTFHKLVAYMICLHTAIHIIAHLFNFDRYSRSRQDTSGSLASILSSLSHDEQKGGSWLNPIQSRNMTVEYVTFTSIAGLTGVIMTIALILMVTSATEFIRRSYFEIFWYTHHLFIFYILGLGIHGIGGIVRGQTEESMNESHPHKCAGSFEMWNDHDSHCRRPKFEGHPPESWKWILAPVILYICERILRFYRSQQKVVITKVVMHPSKVLELQMNKRGFSMEVGQYIFVNCPSISLLEWHPFTLTSAPEEDFFSIHIRAAGDWTENLIRAFEQQYSPIPRIEVDGPFGTASEDVFQYEVAVLVGAGIGVTPFASILKSIWYKFQCADHNLKTKKIYFYWICRETGAFSWFNNLLTSLEQEMEELGKVGFLNYRLFLTGWDNNIVGHAALNFDKATDIVTGLKQKTSFGRPMWDNEFSTIATSHPKSVVGVFLCGPQTLAKSLHKCCHRYSSLDPRKVQFYFNKENF, translated from the exons TTTTGCAGCCGCACACTGAGAAAGCAATTGGATCACAACCTCACCTTCCACAAGCTGGTGGCCTATATGATCTGCCTACATACAG CTATTCACATCATTGCACACCTGTTTAACTTTGACCGCTATAGCAGAAGCCGACAGGACACAAGTGGCTCCCTTGCCTCCATTCTCTCCAGCCTATCTCATGATGAGCAAAAGGGGGGTTCTTGGCTAAATCCCATCCAGTCCCGAAACATG ACAGTGGAGTATGTGACATTCACCAGCATTGCTGGTCTCACTGGAGTGATCATGACAATAGCCTTGATTCTCATGGTAACTTCAGCTACTGAGTTCATCCGGAGGAGTTATTTTGAAATCTTCTGGTATACTCACCACCTTTTTATCTTCTATATCCTTGGCTTAGGGATTCACGGCATTGG TGGAATTGTCCGGGGTCAAACAGAGGAGAGCATGAATGAGAGTCATCCTCACAAGTGTGCAGGGTCTTTTGAGATGTGGAATGATCATGACTCCCACTGTAGGCGCCCTAAGTTTGAAGGGCACCCCCCTGAG tcttggaagtggatccttGCACCGGTCATTCTTTATATCTGTGAAAGGATCCTCCGGTTTTACCGCTCCCAGCAGAAGGTTGTGATTACCAAG GTTGTTATGCACCCATCCAAAGTTTTGGAATTGCAGATGAACAAGCGTGGCTTCAGCATGGAAGTGGGGCAGTATATCTTTGTTAATTGCCCCTCAATCTCTCTCCTGGAATGGCATCCTTTTACTTTGACCTCTGCTCCAGAGGAAGATTTCTTCTCCATTCATATCCGAGCAGCAGGGGACTGGACAGAAAATCTCATAAGGGCTTTTGAACAACAATATTCACCAATTCCCAG GATTGAAGTGGATGGTCCCTTTGGCACAGCCAGTGAGGATGTTTTCCAGTATGAAGTGGCTGTGCTGGTTGGAGCAGGAATTGGGGTCACCCCCTTTGCTTCTATCTTGAAATCCATCTGGTACAAATTCCAGTGTGCAGACCAcaacctcaaaacaaaaaag ATCTATTTCTACTGGATCTGCAGGGAGACAGGTGCCTTTTCCTGGTTCAACAACCTGTTGACTTCCCTGGAACAGGAGATGGAGGAATTAGGCAAAGTGGGTTTTCTAAACTACCGTCTCTTCCTCACCGGATGGGACAACAATATT GTTGGTCATGCAGCATTAAACTTTGACAAGGCCACTGACATCGTGACAGGTCTGAAACAGAAAACCTCCTTTGGGAGACCAATGTGGGACAATGAGTTTTCTACAATAGCTACCTCCCACCCCAA GTCTGTAGTGGGAGTTTTCTTATGTGGCCCTCAGACTTTGGCAAAGAGCCTGCACAAATGCTGTCACCGATATTCCAGTCTGGATCCTAGAAAGGTTCAATTCTACTTCAACAAAGAAAATTTTTGA
- the NOX1 gene encoding NADPH oxidase 1 isoform X3 codes for MGNWVVNHWFSVLFLVVWLGLNVFLFVDAFLKYEKADKYYYTRKILGSTLACARASALCLNFNSMLILLPVCRNLLSFLRGTCSFCSRTLRKQLDHNLTFHKLVAYMICLHTAIHIIAHLFNFDRYSRSRQDTSGSLASILSSLSHDEQKGGSWLNPIQSRNMTVEYVTFTSIAGLTGVIMTIALILMVTSATEFIRRSYFEIFWYTHHLFIFYILGLGIHGIGGIVRGQTEESMNESHPHKCAGSFEMWNDHDSHCRRPKFEGHPPESWKWILAPVILYICERILRFYRSQQKVVITKVVMHPSKVLELQMNKRGFSMEVGQYIFVNCPSISLLEWHPFTLTSAPEEDFFSIHIRAAGDWTENLIRAFEQQYSPIPRIEVDGPFGTASEDVFQYEVAVLVGAGIGVTPFASILKSIWYKFQCADHNLKTKKVGHAALNFDKATDIVTGLKQKTSFGRPMWDNEFSTIATSHPKSVVGVFLCGPQTLAKSLHKCCHRYSSLDPRKVQFYFNKENF; via the exons TCAACATTGGCCTGTGCCCGAGCGTCTGCTCTCTGCTTGAATTTTAACAGCATGCTGATCCTGCTTCCCGTGTGTCGCAATCTGCTGTCCTTCCTGAGGGGCACCTGCTCA TTTTGCAGCCGCACACTGAGAAAGCAATTGGATCACAACCTCACCTTCCACAAGCTGGTGGCCTATATGATCTGCCTACATACAG CTATTCACATCATTGCACACCTGTTTAACTTTGACCGCTATAGCAGAAGCCGACAGGACACAAGTGGCTCCCTTGCCTCCATTCTCTCCAGCCTATCTCATGATGAGCAAAAGGGGGGTTCTTGGCTAAATCCCATCCAGTCCCGAAACATG ACAGTGGAGTATGTGACATTCACCAGCATTGCTGGTCTCACTGGAGTGATCATGACAATAGCCTTGATTCTCATGGTAACTTCAGCTACTGAGTTCATCCGGAGGAGTTATTTTGAAATCTTCTGGTATACTCACCACCTTTTTATCTTCTATATCCTTGGCTTAGGGATTCACGGCATTGG TGGAATTGTCCGGGGTCAAACAGAGGAGAGCATGAATGAGAGTCATCCTCACAAGTGTGCAGGGTCTTTTGAGATGTGGAATGATCATGACTCCCACTGTAGGCGCCCTAAGTTTGAAGGGCACCCCCCTGAG tcttggaagtggatccttGCACCGGTCATTCTTTATATCTGTGAAAGGATCCTCCGGTTTTACCGCTCCCAGCAGAAGGTTGTGATTACCAAG GTTGTTATGCACCCATCCAAAGTTTTGGAATTGCAGATGAACAAGCGTGGCTTCAGCATGGAAGTGGGGCAGTATATCTTTGTTAATTGCCCCTCAATCTCTCTCCTGGAATGGCATCCTTTTACTTTGACCTCTGCTCCAGAGGAAGATTTCTTCTCCATTCATATCCGAGCAGCAGGGGACTGGACAGAAAATCTCATAAGGGCTTTTGAACAACAATATTCACCAATTCCCAG GATTGAAGTGGATGGTCCCTTTGGCACAGCCAGTGAGGATGTTTTCCAGTATGAAGTGGCTGTGCTGGTTGGAGCAGGAATTGGGGTCACCCCCTTTGCTTCTATCTTGAAATCCATCTGGTACAAATTCCAGTGTGCAGACCAcaacctcaaaacaaaaaag GTTGGTCATGCAGCATTAAACTTTGACAAGGCCACTGACATCGTGACAGGTCTGAAACAGAAAACCTCCTTTGGGAGACCAATGTGGGACAATGAGTTTTCTACAATAGCTACCTCCCACCCCAA GTCTGTAGTGGGAGTTTTCTTATGTGGCCCTCAGACTTTGGCAAAGAGCCTGCACAAATGCTGTCACCGATATTCCAGTCTGGATCCTAGAAAGGTTCAATTCTACTTCAACAAAGAAAATTTTTGA
- the NOX1 gene encoding NADPH oxidase 1 isoform X1, whose amino-acid sequence MGNWVVNHWFSVLFLVVWLGLNVFLFVDAFLKYEKADKYYYTRKILGSTLACARASALCLNFNSMLILLPVCRNLLSFLRGTCSFCSRTLRKQLDHNLTFHKLVAYMICLHTAIHIIAHLFNFDRYSRSRQDTSGSLASILSSLSHDEQKGGSWLNPIQSRNMTVEYVTFTSIAGLTGVIMTIALILMVTSATEFIRRSYFEIFWYTHHLFIFYILGLGIHGIGGIVRGQTEESMNESHPHKCAGSFEMWNDHDSHCRRPKFEGHPPESWKWILAPVILYICERILRFYRSQQKVVITKVVMHPSKVLELQMNKRGFSMEVGQYIFVNCPSISLLEWHPFTLTSAPEEDFFSIHIRAAGDWTENLIRAFEQQYSPIPRIEVDGPFGTASEDVFQYEVAVLVGAGIGVTPFASILKSIWYKFQCADHNLKTKKIYFYWICRETGAFSWFNNLLTSLEQEMEELGKVGFLNYRLFLTGWDNNIVGHAALNFDKATDIVTGLKQKTSFGRPMWDNEFSTIATSHPKSVVGVFLCGPQTLAKSLHKCCHRYSSLDPRKVQFYFNKENF is encoded by the exons TCAACATTGGCCTGTGCCCGAGCGTCTGCTCTCTGCTTGAATTTTAACAGCATGCTGATCCTGCTTCCCGTGTGTCGCAATCTGCTGTCCTTCCTGAGGGGCACCTGCTCA TTTTGCAGCCGCACACTGAGAAAGCAATTGGATCACAACCTCACCTTCCACAAGCTGGTGGCCTATATGATCTGCCTACATACAG CTATTCACATCATTGCACACCTGTTTAACTTTGACCGCTATAGCAGAAGCCGACAGGACACAAGTGGCTCCCTTGCCTCCATTCTCTCCAGCCTATCTCATGATGAGCAAAAGGGGGGTTCTTGGCTAAATCCCATCCAGTCCCGAAACATG ACAGTGGAGTATGTGACATTCACCAGCATTGCTGGTCTCACTGGAGTGATCATGACAATAGCCTTGATTCTCATGGTAACTTCAGCTACTGAGTTCATCCGGAGGAGTTATTTTGAAATCTTCTGGTATACTCACCACCTTTTTATCTTCTATATCCTTGGCTTAGGGATTCACGGCATTGG TGGAATTGTCCGGGGTCAAACAGAGGAGAGCATGAATGAGAGTCATCCTCACAAGTGTGCAGGGTCTTTTGAGATGTGGAATGATCATGACTCCCACTGTAGGCGCCCTAAGTTTGAAGGGCACCCCCCTGAG tcttggaagtggatccttGCACCGGTCATTCTTTATATCTGTGAAAGGATCCTCCGGTTTTACCGCTCCCAGCAGAAGGTTGTGATTACCAAG GTTGTTATGCACCCATCCAAAGTTTTGGAATTGCAGATGAACAAGCGTGGCTTCAGCATGGAAGTGGGGCAGTATATCTTTGTTAATTGCCCCTCAATCTCTCTCCTGGAATGGCATCCTTTTACTTTGACCTCTGCTCCAGAGGAAGATTTCTTCTCCATTCATATCCGAGCAGCAGGGGACTGGACAGAAAATCTCATAAGGGCTTTTGAACAACAATATTCACCAATTCCCAG GATTGAAGTGGATGGTCCCTTTGGCACAGCCAGTGAGGATGTTTTCCAGTATGAAGTGGCTGTGCTGGTTGGAGCAGGAATTGGGGTCACCCCCTTTGCTTCTATCTTGAAATCCATCTGGTACAAATTCCAGTGTGCAGACCAcaacctcaaaacaaaaaag ATCTATTTCTACTGGATCTGCAGGGAGACAGGTGCCTTTTCCTGGTTCAACAACCTGTTGACTTCCCTGGAACAGGAGATGGAGGAATTAGGCAAAGTGGGTTTTCTAAACTACCGTCTCTTCCTCACCGGATGGGACAACAATATT GTTGGTCATGCAGCATTAAACTTTGACAAGGCCACTGACATCGTGACAGGTCTGAAACAGAAAACCTCCTTTGGGAGACCAATGTGGGACAATGAGTTTTCTACAATAGCTACCTCCCACCCCAA GTCTGTAGTGGGAGTTTTCTTATGTGGCCCTCAGACTTTGGCAAAGAGCCTGCACAAATGCTGTCACCGATATTCCAGTCTGGATCCTAGAAAGGTTCAATTCTACTTCAACAAAGAAAATTTTTGA